The genome window gccttggggctataaaagggaccccttggcgcatggaggaggacaccaagcattccttgagcactcttgatcactcacacatcaatcttgcacacttgttcgatattctagtgatttgagctccgttctagtgtgctagtcttttgagctcaagtctgggtcttgtgtgtgcgtattcgctgtgatctttgtgttgtgtgtgagttgctaatccctcccttgctccgtgattctctgtgaacatcttttgtaagggcgagaggctccaagttgtggagattcctcgcaaacgggattgagaaaagaaaagcaagaacaccgtggtattcaagttgatcattggatcacttgagaggagttgagtgcaactctcgtccattgggacgccacaacgtggagtaggcaagtttttgtacttggccgaaccacaggataaccaccgtgtcatctctgtgattgatttcttgtggttattgtgttttgactcctctctagccacttggccatacttgtgctaacacttaacaagtttttgtggcataagttttgaagttttacaggatcacctattcacccccctctaggtgctctcactttggCATGACATGGTCCCCTTCCCCAAGTTTGAGGGATGGGCAGTAATCTCCCTTCCCGTCGCCGATGTAGATGAAGTGCTGCTTCTTGTCACTGGCTGCTGTTGCTTGGATCCTCTCCATTATCTTGCCCTGCACAAGGTGAGCACATCTTTAGTTTTGTGCATCTTGAAATGAACAATACACAGAGATTTTAGCATTCAATGAGATGTTGGAAGTACATTCTAACTATACGTAATATTTAGGTTTCAGGTTGCAGTCTTGCAGATCGCATCCAGACATCTTGCAATAAAACTACGCTGTTTCATTTTCTATAGATTGATCTCGCTGTTTCTTTTGTCTGCAGTGGTCACGCGCGGTGAGCGATGGAGTGAAGCTGACATCGGATCGAATGAATATCTGAATCGATCCCGCGTCCTACTGTTGGTAGTACCTTGCACATGTTGTCAGGGCAGAGGCTGCACCCGTGTGGCGCGGCCGCGGAGTCGTGGTACGGCGAGATCCTGAGCCTGCCGTCCGCGTCGACGCTCGCTGGGTTGGTAGCGATCTCGGAGAAGCAGCCGAGCGCGCCGTGGTGCGCCAGGACGGTCTCGATGAAGAAGGTGTTGGCGTCGCTCACCACCTTCAGGTCACACCTGCAACAGGATCAGCAGCATGCCGGCATCAAAGATCGGTCCCAACCGCAAATGCTGCAGCGGCCGTGAAGAACGTGGGTCGGCATGGTGGTGCTTACCCCAGCGCCGCCGCCCTCTTGATCGCAGAAACGACGTGCGTGTCGAGCGGCGCGCTCCTGAGgcagtcgcggatgtcctcgggcgTCTTCCCTCTGGCGTGCAGCTCCGCCATCATCCTGTCCTGGAAAAGAGAAACTGAAACCGACTTGGCGCACGTCTTCGGTCTTCCCCACTGGTGGGAGGTTACTGGACGAGGAGAGCACTCTTCTCGTGCACATTACCATGAGCGGGTTCCAGCGCATGGTTGGGAGCAGGCGCTGGAAGGCGTCGGCGGCGCCGAGCTTGGTGATGACCCATTCGTCGCTGTCCCAGTCGATGATGGTCCGGTCGAAGTCGAATACCACCACGacggcgggggcgggcgcggacgCCATACCCGGCGGATGGCAAGCAGGAAGACGACAGGCAGAACTCCCGGGCTCTCCGCGGCTCTTCTTGCGTGCCGTGAGCGGCGGGTTGGGCCTGGGAGGCTGCCGGTGCCAGCGGCCAGCCCAGTCTCATCTCCTCTGCTTTATATAGAGCCCAATCTGCTTGGCAACGTGGCGGCGGGGTTGCTAACTTGGAGGTTACTCTTCGTGAaaattttatttatatttatagggtgtttggttacaccccgctaaaatttagctcatgtcccatcgaatgtttgaagATCCGTTCcgagtattaaatgtagtcggattataaaactaatttgtcaggcgaagattaaaagacgagacgaatctagtccagttggttgggtctatatttcatactcctatttaaaagtcaaacgcttgatgtgacccgggctaaactttagcaggagcaatcaaacacccccttaataggCAACGTATCCGTTGCAAACCCAAAAAAACGTGCAAACCAGGTAAACTACGAACACTACGAACAAGTACCGTCGAATCTTGATCCTGTGGCTGCGGTCACTTCCGGAAGCAAATTTACGAAAAGACACCTGCATCTGAAAATTAGTTTTGATTAGCGTCCTCCAACTCAGGTCCTACACCCTCAATCTCCTCCGCCTCCTGCGCCCTTCGCCCACCGTTCGACGTGAGCCGCTATGCCGCCCTCTGTCAATCCGGGTTGTCGTCGACCCACgacgccctctgtcctcggctgaCCCGCGGCACGCCTCCGTCTGCTGTCCTTGAGCGTGTGTGCCGACCTCGCAACACACGCAAGAAACACAGCTGATTGTCAGTTTCAGCTTGTTCTCTGTGGTTTCAATGAAGCGAAACAAGTGTTGGGTGCTGATTCAAGTGCTTATTCGATCCCTGAAGAAGTGAAACAAGTGCTCGATGCTGGAGTATTCTCAGTGAAGCGAAACAAGTGCATAAGTCGTCTCAGTTTTTTGTTGGTGCCAAATTGTAAACTGAAAGTGCAAATATTTAGAATGATCAAATATTACTTGTTTCAAGTATGACTGTAATGCAGTACAGTACATGTTTGGATCATTCTTTTTACATAATATAACATGACTACCGTGATTTATTTGGACAATTCCGTGCATCATGATGTCCTGTTTGCTTGCAACTGCTGCAGACGCGAGTAGTCCTACCAGCCTTCATCTCCTTGTT of Zea mays cultivar B73 chromosome 8, Zm-B73-REFERENCE-NAM-5.0, whole genome shotgun sequence contains these proteins:
- the LOC103636051 gene encoding thiamine phosphate phosphatase-like protein — protein: MASAPAPAVVVVFDFDRTIIDWDSDEWVITKLGAADAFQRLLPTMRWNPLMDRMMAELHARGKTPEDIRDCLRSAPLDTHVVSAIKRAAALGCDLKVVSDANTFFIETVLAHHGALGCFSEIATNPASVDADGRLRISPYHDSAAAPHGCSLCPDNMCKGKIMERIQATAASDKKQHFIYIGDGKGDYCPSLKLGEGDHVMPK